GGTGGGGGCGGACATGAACACCTCCTCGGGCTGTCTGTCCGTCGTACCCGATTTCCACGGGTTCGGAAAGACGAGAGGGAGCGTTCGCGCCGTGTCCTCCTGACGAGACGCCCCGGCCGCCGGGGCGTGGCGACGCGTAGGGTCCCCGCCATGTCGCAGCCGATCAAGCTCATCATCCACATCGCCACACTGCCCGGCAGGGGCGCGGACCAGGTCGCCGCCTTCGAGGCGCTCGCACCGCTCGTACGGGCGGAGGAGGGCTGCCTGCGGTACGACCTCCACCGGGTGGCCGACGACCCCGACCGCTTCGTCCTGATCGAGCGCTGGGCCTCGGCCGAGGCGCTCGCCGCGCACGACGTCGCCCCGCACATGACGGCGGCGGACGCGGCGAACAAGGCCTTCCGCGCGAAGCCGGCCGAGGTCGTCCGCCTCGTCGACGCGCCCGTGGCATGACGAAAGACGGCCCGAGCCCCCGCACAGTGGGCTCGGGCCGCCTGGCCTCGTGGCGTACGACTTACAGCGCGAGGCCCGTCAGGACCAGGACGCGCTCGTACGTGTAGTCGTCCATCGCGAACTTGACGCCCTCGCGGCCGACGCCGGAGCGCTTGGCACCGCCGTACGGCATCTGGTCGGCGCGGTAGGACGGGACGTCGCCGACGATCACGCCGCCGACCTCCAGTGCGCGGTGGGCGCGGAAGGCGGTCTGCAGGTCGCGCGTGAAGACGCCCGCCTGGAGGCCGAAGTCGGAGTCGTTGACCGCGGCGAAGGCCTCGGCCTCGCCGTCGACCTTGGCGATCGTGAGGACCGGGCCGAAGACCTCGGCGCGGGCCAGGGTGACGCCCTCGGGGAGCTCGGCGAGGACGGTCGGGGCGTAGGTGGCACCCTCGCGCTTGCCGCCGGTGAGGAGCTTGGCGCCCGCGGCGACGGCCTCGTCGACCCAGGACTCGACGCGCTGCGCGGCGGCCTCGTCGACCAGCGGGCCGACGTCGGTGGCGGCGTCGGACGGGTCACCGGTGACCTGGGCCTCGACGGCGGCGACGATCTTCGGCACCAGGCGGTCGTAGACCGAGGCGTCGGCGATCACGCGCTGCACGGAGATGCAGGACTGGCCGCCCTGGTAGTTGGAGAAGGTGGCGATACGGCTCGCCGCCCAGTCCAGGTCGGCCTCGGAGGACCAGTCGGGCAGGACGACGGCCGCGGCGTTGCCGCCGAGCTCCAGGGTGCAGTGCTTGTGCGGCACCGACTCCTGGATGGCGTAGCCGACCTTGTCCGACCCGGTGAAGGAGATCACCGGGAGGCGCTCGTCCTTGACGAGGGCGGGCATGCGGTCGTTCGGCACGGTCAGGATCGACCAGGAGCCGGCCGGCAGCTCGGTCTCGGCCAGGATCTCGCCCAGGATCAGGGAGGAGATCGGGGTCGACGGGGCCGGCTTGAGGATGATCGGGGCGCCGACGGCGATGGCCGGGGCGACCTTGTGGGCGCTGAGGTTCAGCGGGAAGTTGAACGGCGCGATGCCGAGGACGACGCCCTTGGGGATCCGGCGGGTGAGGGCGAGGCGGCCCGCGCCGCCGGCCTCGGTGTCCAGGCGCTGGGCCTCGCCGGCGTTCCAGCGGCGGGCCTCCTCGGCGGCGAAACGGAAGACGGAGACGGCACGGCC
The sequence above is a segment of the Streptomyces sp. NBC_01255 genome. Coding sequences within it:
- a CDS encoding putative quinol monooxygenase, which codes for MSQPIKLIIHIATLPGRGADQVAAFEALAPLVRAEEGCLRYDLHRVADDPDRFVLIERWASAEALAAHDVAPHMTAADAANKAFRAKPAEVVRLVDAPVA
- a CDS encoding aldehyde dehydrogenase family protein, which translates into the protein MTTTHAFWLAGREATGEATFDVTNSFDGRLVGKVSVPTEAQVEEAVAAAHAVVDEFAATPAHVRAAALDHVSKRLAERTEEIALLISAENGKPIKWARGEVGRAVSVFRFAAEEARRWNAGEAQRLDTEAGGAGRLALTRRIPKGVVLGIAPFNFPLNLSAHKVAPAIAVGAPIILKPAPSTPISSLILGEILAETELPAGSWSILTVPNDRMPALVKDERLPVISFTGSDKVGYAIQESVPHKHCTLELGGNAAAVVLPDWSSEADLDWAASRIATFSNYQGGQSCISVQRVIADASVYDRLVPKIVAAVEAQVTGDPSDAATDVGPLVDEAAAQRVESWVDEAVAAGAKLLTGGKREGATYAPTVLAELPEGVTLARAEVFGPVLTIAKVDGEAEAFAAVNDSDFGLQAGVFTRDLQTAFRAHRALEVGGVIVGDVPSYRADQMPYGGAKRSGVGREGVKFAMDDYTYERVLVLTGLAL